Proteins co-encoded in one Thermomicrobiales bacterium genomic window:
- a CDS encoding ABC transporter substrate-binding protein, translated as MNEIVKPEDLAAQTLRSRLSRRGLLRRVAVLGLATPVVGTLLAACGGSSETATKPAEATKPAGGGAEATKPAGSTPAATAPSGGAEATATESGTGSAEPAGKIVIIQGVDANTLDPLLRNSTPEFNLNLHIYDMFLKRDAETLELMPNIVEKWEAVDDTTWHLTLVEGAKFHDGTPVDPEAAVFTFERANKPKIGEKPRVQGLAKQIGYVSSSALDAKTVEIKTNKPAAIFPALMTSFEICPPSYFTDESPENLAKIAQSPMGSGPYKFVEWKRDDHFTCEANPDYWGKKPSIKTVTFRPVPELSARVVSLQNDEAQIVTNIAPDVAPQVDQSDNARISKVTGGRIIFLGIRCDKPPFDDVRVRQALNYAVDFDSIITALLDDNGERASTIVNPPHQNKDLKPYAYDPEKAKALLAEAGVAPGFEITMDAPSGRYIKDAEMAQAIAQNFEAIGLKVNLKVLEWSVYAGELLPSGEPDPVYFLGLGAPFTGEQELYYVHPDYSLNYTRWNNADFNSLYDKLTNSLDEKERQDLMNKLQAIVMDDCPWVPLWHQVDFYGASKKIKWEARADERIDATEASYIS; from the coding sequence ATGAACGAGATCGTGAAACCAGAGGATCTGGCGGCGCAGACGCTGCGTTCGCGGCTGTCGCGTCGTGGCCTGCTGCGCCGCGTCGCGGTGCTGGGGCTGGCGACGCCGGTGGTCGGCACCTTGCTGGCGGCCTGCGGCGGCAGCAGTGAGACGGCGACGAAGCCGGCCGAAGCGACCAAGCCGGCCGGTGGTGGCGCCGAGGCGACCAAGCCTGCCGGCAGCACACCGGCCGCGACTGCGCCGTCTGGTGGCGCCGAGGCCACCGCGACCGAGAGCGGTACGGGCAGCGCCGAGCCGGCCGGCAAGATCGTCATCATCCAGGGCGTCGACGCGAACACGCTCGACCCGCTGCTGCGCAACTCGACGCCGGAGTTCAACCTGAACCTCCACATCTACGACATGTTCCTCAAGCGCGATGCTGAGACGCTCGAGCTGATGCCGAACATTGTCGAGAAGTGGGAAGCGGTCGATGACACGACCTGGCACCTGACGCTGGTTGAGGGCGCCAAGTTCCACGATGGCACGCCGGTGGATCCGGAGGCAGCGGTCTTCACCTTCGAGCGTGCGAACAAGCCGAAGATCGGCGAGAAGCCGCGCGTTCAGGGTCTGGCCAAGCAGATCGGCTACGTGAGCTCGAGCGCGCTCGACGCGAAGACGGTCGAGATCAAGACGAACAAGCCGGCCGCGATCTTCCCGGCGCTGATGACGAGCTTCGAGATCTGCCCGCCGAGCTACTTCACGGACGAATCGCCGGAGAATCTGGCCAAGATCGCCCAGTCACCAATGGGCTCCGGCCCGTACAAGTTCGTCGAGTGGAAGCGGGACGACCACTTCACCTGCGAGGCGAACCCGGACTACTGGGGCAAGAAGCCGTCGATCAAGACGGTCACCTTCCGGCCGGTCCCAGAGCTATCTGCCCGCGTCGTGTCCTTGCAGAACGACGAGGCGCAGATCGTCACGAACATCGCGCCGGACGTCGCGCCACAGGTCGACCAGAGCGATAACGCGCGCATCTCGAAGGTGACCGGTGGCCGGATCATCTTCCTGGGCATCCGCTGCGACAAGCCGCCGTTCGATGATGTCCGCGTGCGCCAGGCTTTGAACTACGCTGTGGACTTCGATTCGATTATCACGGCGCTGCTGGACGACAACGGCGAGCGTGCCTCGACGATCGTGAACCCACCGCACCAGAACAAGGACCTGAAGCCGTACGCGTACGACCCGGAGAAGGCCAAGGCGTTGCTGGCCGAGGCCGGCGTTGCGCCGGGCTTCGAGATCACGATGGACGCGCCGAGCGGCCGGTACATCAAGGACGCTGAGATGGCGCAGGCGATCGCTCAGAACTTCGAGGCGATCGGGCTCAAGGTCAACCTGAAGGTGCTGGAGTGGTCGGTGTACGCCGGCGAGCTGCTGCCCTCGGGCGAGCCAGACCCAGTGTACTTCCTGGGACTCGGGGCTCCGTTCACTGGCGAGCAGGAGCTGTACTACGTCCACCCCGATTACTCGTTGAACTACACTCGCTGGAACAACGCGGACTTCAACAGTCTCTACGACAAGCTGACGAACTCGCTCGACGAGAAGGAGCGTCAGGATCTGATGAACAAGCTGCAGGCGATCGTCATGGACGATTGCCCGTGGGTTCCGCTGTGGCATCAGGTCGACTTCTACGGGGCGAGCAAGAAGATCAAGTGGGAGGCCCGGGCGGACGAGCGGATCGACGCGACCGAGGCCAGCTACATTAGCTAG
- the lgt gene encoding prolipoprotein diacylglyceryl transferase codes for MRIHIGMDPNILKLGPFVLAWHGVLTVVAIFVALWIFQIGLRERRVTLEGFDSFVLWSIAGGIIGARVFFLIDHAGYFVDHPGEAIKINEGGLAIWGAVIGGFIAVAALCWARKYPFRKVIDAIAPGLIVAQAVGRIGCAINGDAWGAPTSWPFAFIYTNPNALLPSRLLNVPTHPYPVYDMIMAMLILAVIWPLRKRGLPDGSIFAVYAALYGATRFVISYVREERVWFWGMQEAQVVSLVVVVLALIALAWLLRGRPATATETEMAISADQIAHR; via the coding sequence GTGCGTATTCACATCGGGATGGATCCCAATATTCTGAAGCTTGGGCCGTTCGTGCTCGCCTGGCATGGCGTCCTGACGGTTGTTGCGATCTTCGTTGCGCTCTGGATCTTCCAGATCGGCCTTCGCGAACGTCGTGTGACGTTGGAGGGCTTCGATTCGTTCGTGCTCTGGTCGATCGCCGGGGGCATTATCGGCGCGCGTGTCTTCTTTCTGATCGACCACGCCGGCTATTTCGTCGATCACCCCGGCGAGGCAATCAAGATCAACGAGGGTGGTCTGGCGATCTGGGGGGCGGTGATCGGTGGCTTTATTGCTGTCGCGGCGCTCTGCTGGGCACGCAAGTATCCGTTCCGCAAGGTGATCGACGCGATCGCTCCGGGCCTGATCGTCGCCCAGGCGGTTGGCCGGATCGGCTGCGCGATCAACGGCGACGCCTGGGGCGCGCCGACGAGCTGGCCGTTCGCGTTCATCTATACCAACCCGAACGCGCTCCTCCCCAGCCGCCTGCTGAATGTGCCGACCCATCCATATCCGGTTTACGACATGATCATGGCGATGCTGATCCTCGCAGTCATCTGGCCGCTGCGGAAACGTGGGCTGCCAGATGGCTCGATCTTTGCCGTCTACGCCGCGCTCTATGGCGCGACGCGGTTCGTCATTTCCTATGTTCGCGAGGAGCGTGTCTGGTTCTGGGGAATGCAGGAGGCGCAGGTTGTTTCGCTCGTCGTCGTCGTGCTGGCGCTGATCGCGTTGGCCTGGCTTCTCCGGGGGCGGCCGGCGACTGCGACGGAAACCGAGATGGCTATCTCCGCTGACCAGATTGCTCACCGATAG
- a CDS encoding ABC transporter substrate-binding protein: MDEFVKPEDLAAQTLRSRLSRRGLLRRVAVLGLATPVVGTLLAACGGSSETATKPAEATKPAGGGTEATKPAEATQPAGSTPEATAPSGGAEATATESGSGSAEPAGKIVIIQGVDANSLDPLLRNSTPEFNLNLHIYDMFLKRDAETLELVPNIVEKWESVDTNTWHLTLVEGAKFHDGTPVDPAAVVFTFDRANKPKIGEKPRVSSFAKQIGYVSSSALDAKTVEIKTNKPAALLPSGLASLEVCPPSYFTDESPENLAKIAESPMGSGPYKFVEWKRDDHFTCEANPDYWGKKPSIKTVTFRPVPELSARVVALQNGEAQIVTNIAPDVAPQVAQSDAARISKVTGGRIIFLGIRCDRPPFDDVRVRQAINYAIDFDSIITALLDGNGKRASTIVNPPHQNPDLKPYAYDPEKAKALLAEAGVAPGFEITMDAPSGRYIKDAEMAQAIAQNLEAIGLKVNLKVLEWSVYAGELIASDKLDELFFLGLGSSFTGEDELYYVHPDFSLNFTRWNNADFNSLYDKLTNSLDEKERQDLMNKLQVIVMDDCPWAPLWQQVDFYGASKKIKWEARADERITATEASYIS, from the coding sequence ATGGATGAGTTCGTGAAACCAGAGGATCTGGCGGCGCAGACGCTGCGTTCGCGGCTGTCGCGTCGTGGCCTCCTGCGCCGCGTCGCGGTGCTGGGCCTGGCGACGCCGGTAGTCGGCACCTTGCTGGCGGCCTGCGGCGGCAGCAGCGAGACGGCGACGAAGCCGGCCGAAGCGACCAAGCCGGCCGGCGGCGGCACGGAGGCGACCAAGCCCGCCGAGGCGACCCAGCCTGCCGGCAGCACACCGGAGGCGACCGCGCCGTCCGGCGGCGCCGAGGCGACGGCGACAGAGAGCGGTTCGGGGAGCGCCGAGCCGGCCGGCAAGATCGTCATCATCCAGGGTGTCGATGCCAACTCGCTCGATCCCCTGCTGCGCAACTCGACGCCGGAGTTCAACCTGAACCTCCACATCTACGACATGTTCCTCAAGCGCGATGCTGAGACGCTCGAGCTGGTGCCGAATATCGTCGAGAAGTGGGAGTCGGTCGACACCAACACCTGGCACCTGACGCTGGTTGAGGGCGCCAAGTTCCACGATGGCACGCCGGTGGATCCGGCGGCGGTGGTCTTCACCTTCGATCGCGCGAACAAGCCGAAGATCGGCGAGAAGCCGCGGGTCTCGTCATTTGCCAAGCAGATCGGCTACGTGAGCTCGAGCGCGCTCGACGCGAAGACGGTCGAGATCAAGACGAATAAGCCGGCCGCGCTTCTGCCATCTGGTCTCGCCAGCCTGGAAGTCTGCCCGCCGAGCTACTTCACGGACGAATCGCCGGAGAATCTAGCCAAGATCGCCGAGTCGCCAATGGGCTCCGGCCCGTACAAGTTCGTCGAGTGGAAGCGGGACGACCACTTCACCTGCGAGGCGAACCCGGACTACTGGGGCAAGAAGCCGTCGATCAAGACGGTCACGTTCCGGCCGGTTCCGGAGCTGTCTGCCCGCGTGGTTGCGTTGCAGAACGGCGAGGCGCAGATCGTCACGAACATCGCGCCGGACGTCGCGCCGCAGGTCGCGCAGAGCGACGCGGCGCGCATCTCGAAGGTGACCGGTGGCCGGATCATCTTCCTGGGCATCCGCTGCGACAGGCCGCCGTTCGATGATGTCCGCGTGCGTCAGGCAATCAACTACGCGATCGACTTCGATTCGATTATCACGGCGTTGCTGGACGGCAACGGCAAGCGCGCATCGACGATCGTGAACCCACCGCACCAGAATCCCGACCTGAAGCCGTACGCGTACGACCCGGAGAAGGCAAAGGCGCTGCTGGCGGAGGCCGGCGTTGCGCCGGGCTTCGAGATCACGATGGACGCGCCGAGCGGCCGGTACATCAAGGACGCCGAGATGGCCCAGGCGATCGCCCAGAACCTGGAGGCGATCGGGCTGAAGGTCAACCTGAAGGTGCTGGAGTGGTCGGTGTATGCCGGCGAGCTGATCGCGTCCGACAAGCTGGACGAGCTCTTCTTCCTGGGCCTGGGCTCTTCGTTCACTGGCGAGGACGAGCTGTACTATGTCCACCCGGACTTCTCGCTGAACTTCACTCGCTGGAACAACGCGGACTTCAACAGTCTCTACGACAAGCTGACGAACTCGCTCGACGAGAAGGAGCGTCAGGATCTGATGAACAAGCTGCAGGTAATCGTGATGGACGATTGCCCGTGGGCGCCGCTGTGGCAGCAGGTCGACTTCTACGGGGCGAGCAAGAAGATCAAGTGGGAGGCTCGGGCGGACGAGCGGATTACTGCGACCGAGGCCAGCTACATCAGCTAG
- a CDS encoding ABC transporter ATP-binding protein codes for MRPPIESFADHEQAANQRAVAGRLIGEARPYWRQWLLVLALVLMSAVAQAGAPWLIGRAVDDAIVAGNRHELTLLMLPLLGLYLMGALAMRGQIRIVGRVGQSLLASLRGRLFDRFLRVPLRFFDRQPIGDLMSRVINDVETLNQFFSQILSQTLGSIFALIGVIVAMLLLDWRLALVSFAVIPIMLVTTSYFGRRARVVYRRARETTGDVTAGLQEEIAGVREAQAFNRTGQNISRFRERNAANRDANVQAVGVSSAFAPAIDILSTLAVAVVIAYGGYLVVHDALTVGVLTAFVLYVQQFFRPLQMLSTMYAQVQAGLAGAERIYTVLDEPAEPADAATAIALDTLRGEIEFRHVRFGYETGRDVLHDVSFRVAAGQTVALVGRTGAGKTTIANLIPRFYDVDDGALRIDGHDVREITRESLRAGIAVVLQEPFLFAGTIADNIAYGRPDAPRAEIEAAAEATGAATFIAMLPDGYETVLGEGGGNVSRGQRQLLTFARAILADPRILILDEATSNVDTRTERVIQQALTQLMAGRTSIVIAHRLSTIRTADLILVIEDGRIVEQGSHAGLLAEGGAYAALYRHQFRDEPTAVAAD; via the coding sequence GTGAGACCACCGATCGAATCGTTTGCGGATCACGAGCAAGCTGCCAATCAGCGCGCCGTTGCCGGCCGGCTGATCGGCGAGGCGCGACCATACTGGCGACAGTGGCTGCTGGTACTGGCGCTGGTGCTGATGAGCGCGGTGGCGCAGGCGGGGGCGCCCTGGCTGATCGGGCGCGCGGTGGATGACGCGATCGTGGCGGGAAACCGCCACGAGCTGACGCTGCTGATGCTCCCGTTGCTGGGTCTCTATCTGATGGGCGCGCTGGCGATGCGCGGGCAGATCCGCATTGTCGGGAGAGTCGGACAGTCTCTCCTGGCCTCGCTGCGTGGGCGGCTGTTCGACCGTTTTCTGCGCGTGCCGTTGCGCTTCTTCGATCGCCAGCCGATCGGCGACCTGATGAGCCGGGTCATCAACGATGTTGAGACGCTCAACCAGTTCTTCTCCCAGATTCTCTCGCAGACGCTCGGCTCGATCTTTGCTCTGATCGGCGTCATTGTCGCCATGCTGTTGCTCGACTGGCGATTGGCGCTAGTCAGCTTCGCGGTCATCCCGATCATGCTGGTGACGACCTCGTACTTTGGTCGCCGGGCGCGCGTTGTCTATCGTCGGGCGCGCGAGACGACCGGCGATGTAACGGCCGGCCTGCAGGAGGAAATCGCCGGAGTTCGTGAGGCGCAGGCATTCAACCGCACCGGCCAGAATATCAGCCGTTTCCGGGAACGCAACGCTGCGAACCGCGACGCCAACGTGCAGGCGGTCGGCGTATCCTCGGCGTTCGCTCCGGCGATCGACATCCTCTCGACACTGGCAGTCGCCGTCGTGATTGCCTATGGCGGCTACCTCGTCGTTCACGATGCGCTGACGGTCGGCGTGCTGACAGCGTTCGTCCTCTACGTTCAGCAGTTCTTCCGGCCACTGCAGATGCTCTCGACGATGTATGCCCAGGTGCAGGCGGGACTGGCCGGCGCCGAGCGGATCTACACGGTCCTCGACGAGCCGGCCGAGCCGGCGGATGCCGCCACCGCCATCGCGCTCGACACTCTCCGGGGCGAGATCGAGTTCCGGCATGTTCGCTTCGGTTACGAGACGGGTCGCGACGTGTTGCACGACGTCAGCTTCCGCGTTGCCGCGGGCCAGACAGTCGCCCTCGTCGGGAGGACCGGCGCTGGCAAGACGACGATCGCAAACCTGATCCCGCGCTTCTACGATGTTGATGATGGCGCGCTGCGGATCGATGGACATGACGTTCGCGAGATCACCCGCGAGAGTCTGCGGGCAGGGATCGCCGTCGTCCTCCAGGAGCCGTTCCTCTTCGCCGGGACGATCGCCGATAACATTGCCTACGGTCGCCCAGACGCGCCTCGCGCCGAGATCGAGGCGGCGGCGGAGGCGACCGGCGCGGCCACCTTCATCGCGATGTTGCCGGATGGGTACGAGACTGTGCTGGGCGAGGGGGGCGGCAATGTCAGTCGCGGCCAGCGCCAACTGCTGACGTTCGCGCGCGCGATCCTGGCCGACCCGCGCATCCTGATCCTCGACGAAGCGACGAGCAACGTTGACACTCGCACCGAGCGGGTTATCCAGCAGGCACTGACGCAGTTGATGGCCGGCAGAACGAGCATCGTCATTGCCCACCGCCTGAGCACTATTCGCACTGCCGACCTGATCCTCGTGATCGAGGATGGGCGAATCGTCGAGCAGGGGAGCCACGCCGGGCTGCTAGCGGAGGGTGGCGCCTACGCCGCCCTCTATCGCCATCAGTTTCGCGATGAGCCGACCGCAGTCGCGGCGGACTGA
- a CDS encoding ABC transporter ATP-binding protein, whose protein sequence is MQRHGPPMGRMSPEPGSGRALGRAIGYLRQYRLDAAGALLALIVVSAANLAVPQVLRVAIDRGVDGRNGTVVALAAASLVGLALVRGLSSFLQGYLSERASQGVAFDLREALFARIERLSFAYFDRVEAGQLISRITNDVEQIRQFAGTGVIQLASAFIMLLGTTTLLLIINWRLALVALAAIPLILLVLLRFVRSVFPIFGQLQRAIGKLNAVLQEDLVGMRVIRIFGQEQREIARYRVANDELLDRNVAALNAFGNNFPLVFFAGNVGLLGVVWIGGREVIGAQLTIGELVAFTAYLNYLLFPILTIGFQMATISRAGASALRVFDVLDEPDDLVERPDARVLPHLNGGIEFRNVHFRYPGAEQEILSGIDLTIQSGQTAAIIGTTGSGKSSLVSLISRFYDVSSGAVLIDGQDVREVTLSSLRGQIGIVMQETLLFSGTIRDNIAYGRPEASDAEIVQAAQAAQAAEFIETLPAGFDTIVGERGLGLSGGQRQRIAIARALLVDPRILILDDSTSSVDARTEAAIQEALDRLMREGGRTVVVIAQRISTVRDADIIVVLDAGKVVAQGTHAELLEESAIYNEIIQSQLVDDRTTEAAMAGGDR, encoded by the coding sequence GTGCAACGACATGGTCCACCGATGGGCCGGATGTCTCCGGAGCCCGGCTCCGGACGCGCGCTCGGACGCGCCATCGGTTATCTCCGTCAATATCGGCTCGATGCGGCCGGCGCGTTGCTCGCGCTCATCGTCGTCTCAGCCGCCAACCTGGCCGTCCCGCAGGTGCTGCGGGTGGCGATCGATCGCGGCGTCGATGGCCGCAATGGGACAGTGGTTGCGCTGGCAGCCGCCAGCCTGGTTGGGCTGGCGCTAGTCCGCGGGCTGTCGTCGTTCCTCCAGGGCTATCTGTCCGAGCGGGCCTCACAGGGGGTCGCCTTTGACCTGCGTGAGGCGTTGTTTGCCCGGATCGAGCGACTTTCGTTCGCGTACTTCGACCGCGTCGAGGCCGGCCAGCTCATCAGTCGCATTACCAACGATGTCGAGCAGATCCGCCAGTTCGCCGGGACGGGGGTTATCCAGCTCGCTTCGGCCTTCATCATGCTGCTCGGCACGACCACGCTGTTGTTGATCATCAACTGGCGATTAGCGCTGGTCGCGCTGGCGGCCATCCCGCTGATTCTTCTGGTGCTGCTGCGCTTCGTCCGGTCGGTCTTCCCGATCTTCGGCCAGCTGCAGCGCGCGATTGGGAAGCTCAACGCTGTCCTCCAGGAAGACCTCGTCGGGATGCGGGTGATTCGCATCTTTGGCCAGGAGCAGCGCGAGATCGCCCGCTACAGGGTGGCGAACGATGAGCTGCTGGACCGTAACGTCGCGGCGCTGAATGCCTTCGGCAACAACTTCCCGCTCGTGTTCTTCGCCGGCAACGTCGGCCTGCTCGGCGTCGTCTGGATCGGCGGACGCGAGGTCATCGGCGCGCAGCTCACGATAGGCGAGCTGGTCGCGTTCACTGCCTACCTCAACTATCTGCTGTTCCCGATCCTGACGATCGGCTTTCAGATGGCGACGATCTCTCGCGCGGGCGCATCGGCACTGCGAGTCTTTGATGTGCTCGACGAGCCGGACGACCTGGTCGAGAGACCGGATGCGCGTGTGTTGCCGCATCTCAACGGCGGGATCGAGTTCCGCAACGTTCACTTTCGGTACCCAGGCGCGGAACAGGAGATCCTTTCGGGGATCGATCTGACGATCCAGTCGGGGCAGACTGCGGCGATCATCGGCACCACAGGGTCGGGGAAGAGCAGCCTTGTCAGCCTGATCTCGCGCTTCTACGATGTGTCCTCCGGCGCAGTGCTGATTGACGGCCAGGATGTCCGCGAGGTGACGCTGTCCAGCCTTCGTGGGCAGATCGGCATCGTGATGCAGGAGACGCTGCTCTTCTCCGGCACGATCCGCGACAACATCGCCTATGGCCGGCCAGAGGCCAGTGACGCCGAGATTGTCCAGGCGGCGCAGGCTGCTCAGGCGGCAGAGTTCATCGAGACACTGCCGGCCGGATTCGACACCATCGTCGGCGAGCGCGGGCTAGGTCTTTCGGGTGGCCAGCGACAGCGCATCGCGATCGCCCGCGCGCTGCTGGTCGATCCGCGGATTCTGATCCTCGACGACAGCACATCATCGGTCGATGCGCGGACCGAGGCTGCTATCCAGGAGGCGCTCGACCGGCTGATGCGTGAGGGCGGGCGCACTGTCGTCGTCATCGCCCAACGGATCAGCACTGTCCGTGACGCCGACATCATCGTCGTCCTCGATGCCGGCAAGGTCGTTGCCCAGGGCACGCACGCGGAGCTCCTTGAGGAGAGCGCCATCTATAACGAGATCATCCAGTCGCAGCTTGTCGATGACCGAACCACGGAAGCGGCGATGGCAGGAGGCGACCGGTGA
- a CDS encoding zf-HC2 domain-containing protein — translation MSAEHDDLSGHGEDDDGHVRGLIPAFALHALDPDDAERVRGHIALCDACAAELVAYERAVEALPYAAPAMSVPLRARAALLLRIDEREPVSAASARRRERRRFGWLPASPRLAGALAAPALVLLLVIGVMGARLYEQQQRIEAIQAEQDRTVRTLAEAPVTVGSTFIAPFAADRDLAPDAKAKLIVNRESDSALIVAVDLPTPAEGQRYIVWMRFADGTDFANGGELRVDPDGGKATLMIQPFGGLARYEAVVITSEPIASTGGPSSPSLLTAVLGAP, via the coding sequence GTGAGCGCCGAGCATGATGATCTGTCCGGCCATGGTGAGGACGACGATGGGCACGTCCGAGGCCTGATACCGGCCTTCGCGCTCCATGCGCTCGATCCCGACGACGCTGAACGAGTGCGTGGCCATATCGCGCTTTGCGACGCTTGTGCGGCCGAGCTCGTGGCATACGAGCGGGCGGTCGAAGCGCTGCCGTATGCTGCGCCGGCCATGTCAGTGCCGCTGCGCGCGCGGGCGGCGCTTCTGTTGCGGATCGATGAGCGTGAGCCCGTGTCGGCGGCGTCCGCCAGGCGGCGCGAGCGCCGCCGGTTTGGCTGGCTGCCGGCCAGCCCACGGCTGGCTGGAGCGCTGGCTGCGCCTGCGTTGGTCCTCCTCCTCGTCATCGGTGTCATGGGCGCCCGGCTTTACGAACAGCAGCAGCGAATCGAGGCGATTCAGGCCGAGCAGGATCGCACTGTGCGGACGCTTGCCGAAGCACCGGTAACGGTCGGGTCCACCTTCATTGCGCCGTTCGCTGCCGATCGAGATCTGGCGCCCGACGCCAAGGCCAAGCTCATCGTCAATCGCGAGTCCGATAGCGCGTTGATCGTGGCAGTCGACCTTCCAACGCCAGCCGAGGGGCAGCGGTACATCGTCTGGATGCGTTTCGCCGACGGAACGGATTTCGCCAATGGCGGCGAGCTGAGGGTCGATCCGGACGGCGGCAAGGCCACCTTGATGATTCAGCCATTCGGCGGGTTAGCGAGATACGAAGCAGTTGTCATAACATCCGAACCAATCGCGTCCACCGGTGGGCCGAGCAGCCCCAGTCTGTTGACTGCTGTGCTCGGAGCGCCGTAG
- the trpS gene encoding tryptophan--tRNA ligase: MVVETQPRPAATRPASSPRRVFSGIQPSGAVTIGNYLGAIRRWVIQQHQHQSIHSIVNLHAMTQPFTADDLRQRTLDLAAVLIACGIDPEKAILFVQSEVPEHSELTWILSTQTMFGELNRMTQFKDKGRGDERAGAGLFFYPVLMAADILLYDTDSVPVGEDQRQHLELTRDVAQRFNATFGDTFVIPAADIQAEGARIMSLDDPTKKMSKSGAPASYIAFQDTPSEIRKKIMRAVTDSGSDIVYREDKPAVSNLLTIYSLFSDEPIAALEQRYASSGYGQFKKDLAEVVANHMEPIQQRLAELSADPGELMRILDRGTERAREIATPKMDRVREVTGLAMRLG; encoded by the coding sequence ATGGTCGTCGAGACACAGCCGCGGCCGGCGGCAACCAGACCGGCCAGCAGCCCCAGGCGCGTCTTCTCCGGCATCCAGCCGAGCGGCGCGGTGACGATCGGGAACTACCTGGGCGCGATCCGCCGCTGGGTGATCCAGCAACACCAGCACCAGAGCATCCACTCGATCGTCAACCTCCACGCCATGACCCAGCCGTTCACCGCCGACGATCTGCGACAGCGCACGCTCGACCTCGCCGCAGTCCTGATCGCCTGCGGGATCGACCCGGAGAAGGCGATCCTGTTCGTCCAGTCCGAGGTGCCAGAACACTCCGAGCTGACCTGGATCCTCTCGACCCAGACGATGTTCGGCGAGCTAAACCGCATGACGCAGTTCAAGGACAAGGGTCGCGGCGACGAGCGCGCCGGCGCCGGCCTGTTCTTCTATCCGGTCCTGATGGCCGCCGACATCCTGCTCTACGACACCGACTCGGTCCCGGTTGGCGAGGATCAGCGACAGCATCTGGAGCTGACACGCGACGTCGCCCAGCGCTTCAACGCGACGTTCGGCGACACGTTCGTCATTCCCGCAGCAGACATCCAGGCCGAGGGTGCGCGGATCATGAGTCTCGACGATCCGACGAAGAAGATGAGCAAGTCCGGCGCGCCGGCCTCGTATATCGCATTTCAGGACACGCCCTCCGAGATCCGCAAGAAGATCATGCGGGCTGTCACCGACTCCGGCTCGGACATTGTCTACCGCGAGGACAAGCCGGCCGTCTCGAACCTGCTGACAATCTACTCTCTCTTCAGTGATGAGCCGATTGCCGCGCTGGAGCAACGCTACGCCAGCTCCGGCTACGGCCAGTTCAAGAAGGATCTGGCCGAAGTCGTCGCCAACCACATGGAGCCGATCCAGCAGCGCCTTGCCGAGCTGTCGGCCGACCCGGGCGAGCTGATGCGCATCCTCGACCGCGGCACCGAGCGCGCCCGCGAGATCGCGACGCCGAAGATGGATCGCGTCCGCGAGGTTACCGGGCTCGCGATGCGGCTGGGCTGA
- a CDS encoding sigma-70 family RNA polymerase sigma factor: MSERIRRLEVVSGDADRSTSAEPADEVLVSRVCDGDTAALEALYSRYARVVYSFAARIVGDGSTAEEILQEAFVRTWRQAETYRTGRGSFASWLLSITHNLAIDELRRRQRRPQRFDGADVHEVMDGLVDDAASVEEAAEAALLRERVGRAMASLPDAQRVAIEYAFYHSMSQREIAAHLGEPLGTIKTRLRLGMRKLKDALADEEIIGGR; the protein is encoded by the coding sequence TTGAGTGAGCGGATCCGCCGGTTGGAGGTGGTGTCGGGTGACGCCGATCGGTCCACGTCTGCCGAGCCAGCAGACGAAGTGCTGGTAAGCCGCGTCTGTGACGGTGATACGGCGGCGCTGGAGGCGCTCTACAGCCGGTATGCGCGGGTTGTTTATTCCTTCGCTGCGCGCATCGTTGGTGATGGATCGACCGCTGAGGAGATTCTCCAGGAGGCGTTCGTCCGGACCTGGCGACAGGCTGAGACGTATCGGACCGGTCGCGGCAGTTTCGCCAGCTGGTTACTGAGCATCACCCACAATCTGGCGATCGACGAGTTGCGACGCCGCCAGCGCCGGCCCCAGCGGTTCGATGGCGCTGACGTTCATGAGGTAATGGACGGGCTTGTCGATGACGCAGCCAGCGTCGAAGAGGCGGCCGAAGCGGCTCTGCTGCGCGAGCGTGTTGGGCGGGCGATGGCATCACTCCCCGACGCGCAGCGAGTAGCAATCGAGTATGCGTTCTATCACTCGATGTCACAACGTGAGATCGCCGCGCATCTCGGCGAACCACTTGGGACGATCAAGACCCGGCTTCGGCTGGGAATGCGGAAGCTGAAGGACGCGTTGGCCGATGAGGAGATCATCGGAGGACGCTAG